One part of the Flavobacterium phycosphaerae genome encodes these proteins:
- a CDS encoding N-6 DNA methylase: protein MTVRKEFTSSQELNLLPETIDKLLVTSILIKFLEDITDDKGKHTLRNLYKKHKIQTFAEVVENGLLVSILNDLSNEFNGKIDKFSELEKNQIANANLNLLANFLRANINLKTNQLFIWEQYSFKHLPAEVISAIYENFIQAESVRNTGGKEKGVVYTPIHLVNLLIDEVMPLDKPELFKDNSFRVFDPSCGSGVFLVAAFKRLLQWWAINNSTRDNIQYPDSKNFSENIGRQYFGVDLKKNCHTC, encoded by the coding sequence ATGACAGTTAGAAAGGAATTTACGAGTTCTCAGGAGCTCAATCTTTTACCTGAGACTATTGATAAACTGTTAGTTACTTCAATATTAATAAAATTTCTTGAAGATATTACTGATGATAAGGGCAAGCATACCTTAAGAAATCTATATAAAAAACATAAAATACAAACATTCGCTGAGGTAGTTGAAAATGGATTACTTGTTTCGATATTAAATGATTTATCCAATGAATTCAATGGAAAAATTGATAAGTTTTCTGAACTTGAAAAAAATCAGATTGCAAATGCTAATTTGAATCTTTTAGCAAATTTTCTTCGAGCAAATATTAATCTGAAAACCAATCAACTTTTTATTTGGGAACAATACAGTTTTAAACATCTACCGGCAGAGGTAATTAGTGCCATTTATGAAAATTTTATTCAAGCTGAGTCCGTAAGAAATACAGGAGGCAAAGAGAAAGGCGTCGTATATACACCAATTCATTTAGTTAACCTACTAATTGATGAAGTAATGCCACTTGATAAACCCGAACTTTTTAAGGATAATTCTTTTAGAGTTTTTGATCCGTCATGCGGATCTGGTGTTTTTCTTGTTGCAGCTTTCAAAAGACTTTTACAATGGTGGGCAATAAATAATAGTACTAGAGATAATATTCAATATCCAGACAGTAAAAATTTCTCAGAAAATATTGGAAGACAATATTTTGGTGTAGACTTAAAAAAAAACTGCCACACTTGTTAG